One part of the Malus sylvestris chromosome 2, drMalSylv7.2, whole genome shotgun sequence genome encodes these proteins:
- the LOC126593143 gene encoding F-box/kelch-repeat protein At1g55270-like: MDTRIQPPLVDTTACLCRVDAGLKSVAGAKKYVPGAKLCLQPDTKSSIHPTRSKPSRGESSRVQSPLLPGLPDDLAVACLVRVPRVEHRKLRLVCKRWFRLLAANFFYSLRRNLGIAEEWIYLIKRDREGKITWHAFDPVCQLWQPLPPVPKEYSAALGFGCAVLGGCHLYLFGGKDPLKGSMRRVIFYNARTNKWHRAPDMLRRRHFFGSCVINNCLYVAGGENEGVNRSLKSAEVYDPNKNRWSFISEMSTAMVPFIGVVYEGKWFLKGLGSHRQVLSEVYQPENDTWNSVYDGMVAGWRNPSASLNGHLYALECKDGCKLRVYDEATDSWSKHIDSKMHLGNSRALEAASLVPLNGKLCIVRNNMSISLVDVSNSSDVHGESAEHLWETIAGKGQFKTLVTNLWSSLAGRGRLKSHIVHCQVLQV; this comes from the exons ATGGACACAAGAATACAGCCTCCGCTG GTTGATACAACAGCATGCTTATGTAGAGTAGATGCTGGCCTTAAAAGTGTTGCTGGAGCTAAAAAGTATGTCCCTGGGGCAAAGCTCTGTCTTCAACCCGATACTAAATCATCCATTCATCCAACTAGGAGTAAGCCTTCACGTGGTGAGAGTAGCCGCGTTCAATCCCCTCTGCTTCCTGGACTCCCAGATGATCTTGCTGTTGCTTGCCTAGTTCGGGTCCCAAGAGTCGAGCATCGCAAGCTCCGCTTGGTTTGCAAAAGGTGGTTCCGTCTTTTGGCTGCTAACTTCTTTTACTCGCTCCGTAGGAACCTTGGCATTGCAGAAGAATGGATATATCTAATTAAGAGAGATCGAGAAGGGAAAATCACTTGGCATGCTTTTGATCCCGTATGCCAGCTCTGGCAACCCCTCCCTCCTGTCCCTAAGGAATATTCTGCAGCCCTAGGGTTTGGTTGTGCTGTACTCGGTGGCTGTCACCTGTATTTATTTGGAGGAAAAGACCCGCTGAAGGGATCAATGAGGCGAGTCATTTTTTATAATGCCAGGACCAATAAATGGCACCGTGCCCCAGATATGCTTCGGAGGCGGCATTTCTTTGGCTCGTGTGTTATAAATAATTGCCTGTATGTTGCCGGAGGGGAGAATGAGGGAGTAAATCGGTCTCTGAAATCAGCTGAAGTCTATGATCCGAACAAGAACAGATGGTCCTTCATTTCGGAGATGAGCACAGCAATGGTTCCCTTCATTGGGGTTGTTTACGAAGGCAAATGGTTCTTGAAGGGTTTAGGGTCTCATCGACAAGTTTTGAGCGAGGTCTACCAACCAGAAAACGACACCTGGAACTCTGTGTATGACGGAATGGTTGCAGGCTGGAGAAATCCTAGTGCTTCTCTAAATGGCCATCTCTATGCTTTGGAATGCAAAGATGGCTGCAAACTTAGAGTCTATGACGAAGCGACGGATTCTTGGAGCAAGCACATTGACAGTAAGATGCATTTGGGTAATTCTAGGGCTTTGGAGGCAGCTTCCCTCGTTCCCCTCAACGGTAAACTTTGCATCGTTCGGAATAACATGAGCATCTCGCTGGTTGATGTTTCGAACTCCAGTGATGTTCACGGGGAAAGTGCTGAGCATCTGTGGGAAACTATAGCAGGTAAAGGGCAGTTCAAGACCTTGGTTACGAATCTGTGGTCAAGCCTTGCCGGCAGGGGCCGCCTTAAAAGTCACATAGTTCACTGCCAGGTTCTTCAAGTTTAG